In Alosa sapidissima isolate fAloSap1 chromosome 11, fAloSap1.pri, whole genome shotgun sequence, a single window of DNA contains:
- the synm gene encoding synemin, with translation MLHFRRTFDNEKGQLQELNSRLSQYLSRAKQLEQENARLIVEINSIRQDRPAQWEHQHMAELRQMRRMVEQLAFEKSKAEMEREKLRQEFHMVKALCSEETAVSKGIGGELKSWEKELHQAHNTNAALEARLIELENEYRFLEDAHSQEIAHMRSQAHSRIVPVVTQTYHGPPAPSMEEVELYARSLSESWVDTYDMYRIRVEEMEQSIKADQARLEDMGREKMQYVSELNKLRAELDRHGQIQIHLEDQLMNMQEKFRADVNQYQVIIDELEHERVMLADAMSGKLQDHQNLLKVKMDLGLEVAAYRALLEGEGRHAQMWSDHHSRERIIDIKMPSHPHTPKAMGRLDIRSPFQLTGIERYMEPITGVRTATLSKTESKSASRVVPISVSARAHQSPAGRRDMVAFTKASQAAATATAASARASKPSAPSVERKREVVQEKSVKVTEGSYDQMPASLSTEQKTVRVEPPLPKTFDSLEKQKDNKADLRGQGKMADGKDQNERSHTETKSTTSEKKVLDTALMEEIIENVMKPAGLGVDLSKPDSKMTYHVEKTEEDDGTTKTQIILESKVQEDVDLSQDSALEELLRRGVTTVSLEDIKGTSTGSMIQNLLGLGLKEGESMENKTVNIKIIEEPVEIPSDEEAEIVSNPEFFQTSSMSYQIEEVENVHQADKQPQMSGEAIKAPTKETEYERNGSVRIQESSTDMGTPYSTQDQESQEYFVSTPEDNLSEEEGGFGSYGHYGVVDDLSDERYYQEGAFPVKKHFSEDSDSFRDEPEEIYEENVRSYVRDNIPECIIEEEVRVSPMVQESVLGILKEETLDPKEQLKGALEKLQGTMSGPLKEELSRLTQAELQGADNVSVDIKQVQQRSDNGTTTIVAELNVTQSLENSGLLGEESDDMSEEQIMAALRSNPELQKAFSGGAQGGYTMKVSKQEVTTQGMPWATERGEARDEEDIISGISKTERHIKLGPNETTFTFQMDANSGLAGAGGIDIQGLLQREEAGDDEITGAYGPKLKVSQEKKVATVFLDSTEQD, from the exons ATGCTTCATTTTCGGAGGACGTTTGACAACGAAAAGGGCCAACTTCAGGAGCTTAACAGCAGGCTCAGCCAGTACCTGTCAAGAGCGAAGCAACTGGAACAAGAAAATGCCCGCCTTATCGTGGAAATAAACAGCATCAGGCAGGACAGGCCCGCACAATGGGAACATCAACACATGGCAGAGTTGCGACAAATGCGAAGAATGGTGGAACAGCTCGCCTTCGAGAAGTCTAAggcagagatggaaagagaaaagCTGCGGCAGGAGTTCCATATGGTTAAAGCTCTTTGCTCAGAGGAGACGGCAGTAAGCAAAGGTATTGGTGGGGAACTTAAAAGTTGGGAGAAGGAGCTGCATCAAGCGCACAATACTAACGCCGCCCTGGAGGCACGCTTGATTGAGCTAGAGAATGAATATAGGTTTCTGGAAGATGCTCACAGTCAAGAAATCGCCCATATGCGAAGCCAAGCTCACTCAAGAATTGTACCTGTCGTTACCCAAACATACCATGGCCCCCCAGCGCCTTCAATGGAAGAGGTTGAGCTATACGCACGCTCTTTGTCCGAAAGTTGGGTGGACACGTACGACATGTACCGAATCAGGGTGGAAGAGATGGAGCAGTCCATCAAAGCAGATCAGGCGAGACTGGAGGACATGGGACGGGAAAAAATGCAGTACGTGTCGGAACTGAATAAGCTACGGGCAGAACTTGATAGACATGGCCAAATACAAATACACCTGGAGGATCAGCTGATGAACATGCAAGAAAAATTCCGGGCGGATGTCAACCAGTATCAG GTGATTATTGATGAATTGGAGCACGAGCGGGTTATGCTTGCCGATGCCATGTCTGGGAAGTTGCAGGATCACCAGAATCTTCTGAAGGTCAAGATGGACCTTGGTCTGGAGGTAGCTGCCTACAG GGCTCTCTTGGAAGGAGAAGGGAGACATGCCCAAATGTGGTCTGATCATCACTCAAGAGAAAGAATAATAG ATATCAAGATGCCTTCTCACCCTCACACTCCAAAAGCCATGGGCAGGCTTGACATCAGGTCCCCATTCCAGTTAACTGGCATTGAGAGATACATGGAGCCCATAACCGGTGTGAGAACAGCAACTCTGTCCAAGACTGAGTCCAAAAGTGCCTCACGTGTCGTCCCGATCAGCGTCTCTGCCCGTGCCCATCAAAGTCCAGCAGGCAGACGGGACATGGTCGCTTTTACCAAAGCTTCACAGGCAGCTGCCACAGCCACGGCCGCCTCTGCACGCGCCTCCAAACCAAGTGCCCCAAGTgtcgagagaaagagggaagtggTTCAAGAGAAGAGTGTGAAGGTTACAGAAGGTTCCTATGATCAAATGCCTGCTTCACTTTCCACGGAGCAGAAAACTGTGAGAGTTGAGCCGCCTTTGCCGAAGACATTTGACAGCCTGGAAAAACAGAAGGACAACAAAGCAGATTTGAGAGGACAAGGCAAAATGGCAGATGGCAAAGACCAGAATGAAAGAAGTCATACAGAGACCAAGAGTACAACAAGTGAAAAGAAAGTATTGGATACAGCCCTGATGGAGGAGATCATTGAGAATGTCATGAAGCCAGCTGGGTTGGGTGTGGATCTCTCTAAGCCTGACTCGAAGATGACTTACCATGTGGAGAAAACTGAAGAGGATGACGGGACAACTAAGACACAGATTATTCTTGAGTCCAAGGTGCAAGAGGATGTGGATTTGTCACAGGACTCTGCACTGGAGGAGCTCCTGAGAAGAGGGGTGACGACAGTGTCTTTGGAGGACATTAAGGGAACCTCAACAGGAAGCATGATCCAGAACCTTCTTGGCCTGGGACTGAAGGAGGGAGAAAGCATGGAAAATAAGACGGTAAACATCAAGATCATTGAGGAGCCTGTTGAGATCCCAAGTGACGAGGAAGCTGAAATAGTGTCAAACCCAGAATTCTTTCAAACTTCCTCAATGTCCTACCAAATTGAAGAGGTGGAGAATGTGCACCAGGCTGACAAGCAACCTCAGATGAGTGGAGAGGCCATAAAGGCACCAACGAAGGAGACAGAATACGAGAGGAATGGATCAGTTCGAATTCAGGAAAGTTCAACAGACATGGGGACTCCGTACTCTACCCAAGATCAGGAATCCCAAGAGTATTTTGTGTCCACACCAGAGGACAACTTATCGGAGGAAGAAGGTGGTTTCGGATCCTATGGACATTATGGAGTAGTGGATGATCTGTCAGATGAAAGGTACTACCAGGAGGGAGCTTTCCCCGTGAAAAAACACTTCTCAGAAGACAGTGACAGTTTCAGAGACGAGCCAGAGGAGATATATGAGGAGAATGTGCGCTCATATGTTAGAGACAACATCCCAGAGTGCATTATCGAGGAGGAGGTCCGTGTCTCACCCATGGTGCAGGAATCAGTGCTTGGGATTTTGAAGGAGGAAACACTGGATCCAAAGGAACAGTTGAAAGGAGCCTTAGAGAAACTCCAAGGCACGATGTCCGGACCTCTGAAGGAGGAGCTGTCTCGCCTCACGCAGGCTGAACTTCAAGGTGCCGACAACGTATCTGTGGACATCAAACAAGTGCAACAGAGGTCAGACAATGGAACCACAACTATTGTGGCTGAGCTCAATGTCACTCAATCCCTGGAAAATTCTGGACTTCTGGGTGAGGAGAGTGATGACATGTCTGAAGAGCAGATAATGGCTGCCCTGCGGTCAAACCCTGAGCTCCAGAAGGCCTTTAGTGGCGGGGCACAGGGAGGATACACCATGAAGGTGTCCAAGCAGGAAGTCACAACACAGGGCATGCCCTGGGCGACCGAGCGTGGGGAGGCCAGAGATGAGGAGGACATCATCAGTGGGATCAGCAAGACGGAGAGGCACATCAAACTGGGTCCAAATGAGACGACCTTCACTTTCCAGATGGATGCCAACTCAGGCTTAGCAGGTGCTGGTGGCATTGATATCCAAGGTCTACTGCAGCGGGAGGAGGCTGGCGATGATGAGATAACAGGAGCATATGGCCCCAAACTAAAAGTCTCGCAAGAGAAAAAAGTGGCTACTGTCTTTCTAGACAGCACAGAGCAAGACTAG
- the LOC121724092 gene encoding pyroglutamyl-peptidase 1-like, giving the protein YDRRFAVHLGIAPGSKAITLEQTGKNYGYVNRDVCGQCPLDHCCVEGGVDKLDSIINMRSLTKKLRAKGLDVIYSKDAGRYLCDFTYYWSLHCGRGRAAFIHVPASGSLATPDNLVSQLCAINQAMLRELRALSDNTVESTTDQSAPEEGSQHLI; this is encoded by the exons tatgaccgccgcttcgctgttcATTTAGGAATAGCCCCTGGGTCTAAAGCCATCACTCTGGAGCAGACGGGGAAGAATTATGGTTATGTAAACAGAGATGTGTGTGGCCAGTGTCCCCTCGATCATTGCTGTGTTGAGGGAGGTGTAGACAAACTCGACTCCATCATAAATATGAGATCCCTTACAAAGAAGCTAAGAGCAAAGGGACTGGATGTAATCTACTCAAAGGATGCTGGGAG GTACCTGTGTGATTTCACCTACTACTGGTCTCTTCACTGTGGGAGAGGCAGGGCTGCATTCATCCATGTTCCGGCCTCGGGCAGTCTGGCCACCCCGGACAATCTGGTGTCCCAGCTGTGCGCCATCAACCAGGCCATGCTGAGGGAGCTAAGGGCCCTGTCCGATAACACAGTGGAAAGCACTACCGATCAGTCAGCACCCGAGGAAGGTTCTCAGCACCTAATATAG